The following nucleotide sequence is from Chaetodon auriga isolate fChaAug3 chromosome 19, fChaAug3.hap1, whole genome shotgun sequence.
CTGAACAACTGAACACGCATAAAACTGACCATCACCCATTCTCCAGTCAGAGGGGCCGTGGCTGTGCTCCCACCACGAGGCAAACCCTAAAGATAGACAAATTTCTGCAGGAATTTCTGACACAACCTCTGACCTGACCCGGGGTTAACAACAGCAATTATTCAGCAAGGCACCCTCCATTGCAGCAGTGGCCCTTAAACAGGGCCTGTTTAAGCTGTGACATAAAACTGATACCTGAGAAGTGCTTTGTCAAAGCCCAACAATGACTGTTGTTGACCCCCACTCAGATTCAGGCAAAGGCTCCACTTTTAAAGTCACCATCTCTACCTCTGTAAGCTCCCTCTGGACGACGAATACTGACATGCAAGCCCTCTCCACTTGTGTGTATGACATGGATCACTGCATTCAATTAAATTAGAATATGAGATCAAAGCTGGCAACAGCGCAGTGGACATATCAGCTCAGTTATGCATGCAATCAAAAGGCTTGCAGTCTCAAGTGCTCTGTGGTCTGGTAGGTAATCAGGGACGCAGCAGCTCTACCTCAAAATCCTCTTCAtgcacattcttcttctttgtcagaCAGTagtgctaaaatgctaataatcaattaatcaatatCCCAAATGATCTGACAATTATTTCTCTCACTGAAGAGGTGCAGATTGTATGCTTCTTGCTTTAACTGTTGATTGAAAATGAGACCAGAGCTAATaataagctgtgtgtgtttgtatcagtgtgtctctgtttaaTCTGGATTTTGACAGACAGGGTTTTAATTTATTAGTCCTCCATGGACTCACTGAACTgtccccaaacacacagacataattCACAGCTGTTTATTTACATGTGGCTTTCATGGCACCACTTACTTTGTCCGTGGAGCTGTGGTGACTCCAGAGCGAGCGACTCAATGGACCTGACCCGGCTCTGCTGGGGCTGTGTCGGTTTGGTGGCATGGCCCGGCTCGGCCCGGTAACACCCGCCCCCCGGAGAGACGGAGCTCCGCTCCAAACTCCGCCCGGACCTGTCGAAGCCCGCGCTGTACGGAGCCGGTCCAGACACGGGGTACCCGGTCCCCTCCTCCTGCCGGGCCCGGCTCTGCAGGGAGGACGAGCGGTGCTGCTGGGTGTTGGTCACGTTGCTCGGCCCCAGCGGACGCACCTTGTTCTCCACCCGTGTCCCAACGCTGCATGTGGACAGCCCGGCGGGTTTCTGGGGCTGCTTAGGTGCCTGTTGAGGGTGCACGGCAGCCTGGGCCCTGAAGTGGGAGTTGTTCTCCGGGTTGAGCATGGAGTACCGCAGCCCCGCGACGAACCGCTCAAACGTGAGGCAGCCATGCGGTGGAGTGACCCTCCTGAGGCAGCACAGCACCCCGCCCGGCAGGTCCCGGGTATCAGCGCCCTGCCAGCGGCTCTCGATCTCCGAGATGTGAACATAGCCCCGTCCACCGTcatccaaaatgtcaaacagggTCCTCAGGCTGTGCAGGAAAGCTTTGGGCAGGCCATCTGTTGAATACTCCGTCTCTTTAGGCTGCATCTTGGCAGTTTTGCCTTGAAACACCTCTTTTCTCGGTCCAACTCTGCCGTGAATGGCCGACGTCCCGTTCAGTTTGCAGCCCTGGTCAGTCGCTATCAAAGCCATGAATGTGCTGATAATCTCCACTGACTaatcaatcaaacacacaccaacataaGTTGGCTAACTTTACATGAACCCGTAGGTGAACATACAGAATAACACAATTAATTCCAGCTTagtgaaaagcaaaaaacaatatttctaaGTATTTTTAGCTCGAAACATTACCGATAGTTTACCGTTCCGAGCGTCCACCTTCCCACCGAAACTCCTCTGCGCTGTGATCCATACTTTCCTTTTTCTGCCGAGGACCGCCCTTCAAACGGCTGTGCGCGAGCGTCCCGGGACCAGCCATTGGCCGCGGTGTGCACGAGCTCGGCGCCCATTGGTGCAGGCGTGAGGTAGGCTCCAGTTTGAGTTGTGCTTTTGTTATTACTAATGCTGAGACGTTATTCATAAAGCCTGGATATTGTCCCGCTGCACATAATCAGAAAAAGCTGCGTAAACTATCACTTTACAGCCCCCCACACAGTCAGAATGGGGAACAGAATCCTTTTGTTTCCACATCATCAAATCTTAAACCTTTTACTCCATGATTAAGTTGCAATGTAATTGAAATATGCAGTTTTAATAAGTAAAAATTCACTAATTTATGTTGTTTATATGTCTCAATGTGTACTATATGCCTGAATAAAACTGTATCATTGGCATTctctggcaaaaaaaacaaaaaaaacaaaacaaaaaacaataaatgtagAAATCTGTTTAAGAGTTAATGTGCTATGTGGTACTGGATTATAAAAGTGTTGGTATTATTGTGTCCACTTCCTGTATTGCATATGATTGGTTCATTGCAACTATATTAAATATGCTGAGTCTCCTATCCAGTTGCCATTTTTATGGACTGAACAAAGTGTTAActgtgtttcttcctccctcAAAAGACCTTTTCATGATGCATCAGCTTTGATATTACATAATATGATGTAT
It contains:
- the sapcd2 gene encoding suppressor APC domain-containing protein 2 isoform X2, encoding MALIATDQGCKLNGTSAIHGRVGPRKEVFQGKTAKMQPKETEYSTDGLPKAFLHSLRTLFDILDDGGRGYVHISEIESRWQGADTRDLPGGVLCCLRRVTPPHGCLTFERFVAGLRYSMLNPENNSHFRAQAAVHPQQAPKQPQKPAGLSTCSVGTRVENKVRPLGPSNVTNTQQHRSSSLQSRARQEEGTGYPVSGPAPYSAGFDRSGRSLERSSVSPGGGCYRAEPGHATKPTQPQQSRVRSIESLALESPQLHGQSVGKSGLPRSQSESATGFTGGSRRHGRSRDEQRRHTISNGVDYGMLKQMKELEQEKDSLLAGLEVVERARDWYQGQIHNVTERQRQVGQSSHCTDFFTEANQSRMNVLIPKLQEVNRCLNDLISCTGMSFPSSAVQTAALPTNPQPPGPAPPQAIQRLKDQNRLLTQEVTEKSERIAQLEQEKSALIKQLFEARARSVQDTSTMDSTFI
- the sapcd2 gene encoding suppressor APC domain-containing protein 2 isoform X1 encodes the protein MALIATDQGCKLNGTSAIHGRVGPRKEVFQGKTAKMQPKETEYSTDGLPKAFLHSLRTLFDILDDGGRGYVHISEIESRWQGADTRDLPGGVLCCLRRVTPPHGCLTFERFVAGLRYSMLNPENNSHFRAQAAVHPQQAPKQPQKPAGLSTCSVGTRVENKVRPLGPSNVTNTQQHRSSSLQSRARQEEGTGYPVSGPAPYSAGFDRSGRSLERSSVSPGGGCYRAEPGHATKPTQPQQSRVRSIESLALESPQLHGQSVGKSGLPRSQSESATGFTGGSRRHGRSRDEQRRHTISNGVDYGMLKQMKELEQEKDSLLAGLEVVERARDWYQGQIHNVTERQRQVGQSSHCTDFFTEANQSRMNVLIPKLQEVNRCLNDLISCTGMQSFPSSAVQTAALPTNPQPPGPAPPQAIQRLKDQNRLLTQEVTEKSERIAQLEQEKSALIKQLFEARARSVQDTSTMDSTFI